From Coffea arabica cultivar ET-39 chromosome 10e, Coffea Arabica ET-39 HiFi, whole genome shotgun sequence, one genomic window encodes:
- the LOC113712920 gene encoding F-box protein 7 — translation MTSDYANVAAELEAASRMRAAQFFVTQRPWLDLYGVNIRPVAPFGSASSKPVVDPALIHRALPDELIFEIFSKMAPYTLGRAACVCRKWRYTIRNPVFWRNACLRAWQVTGVAENYKILQSKYDGSWRRMWLSRPRVRTDGLYVSRNTYIRAGAAEWKITKPVHIVCYYRYLRFYPSGRFLYKNSSQKVKEVAKYMNFRATKGDCVFGGHYTLSEDKVEAAFLYPGLRPTVWRIRLRLRGTIAGANNRMDLLALVTSGVSDTEVTGPDEDILGVVERWEEDETHNPDVPAITHKRGLTPFVFIPFEEVETSVLNLPVERMDYYVPG, via the exons ATGACTTCTG ATTATGCAAATGTAGCAGCAGAGCTTGAAGCAGCTTCAAGAATGAGGGCTGCTCAATTTTTTGTGACACAAAGGCCGTGGCTTG ATCTTTATGGGGTTAACATTCGGCCGGTGGCTCCTTTTGGTAGCGCAAGCAGTAAACCAGTAGTTGATCCAGCACTGATTCACCGTGCCTTGCCTGATGAGCTTATTTTTGAG attttttcaaaaatggctCCATACACCCTAGGAAGGGCAGCTTGTGTTTGTCGAAAGTGGAGATACACCATTCGTAACCCAGTTTTTTGGCGCAATGCGTGCCTTAGGGCTTGGCAG GTTACTGGAGTAGCTGAAAATTATAAGATTCTTCAGTCAAAATATGATGGCTCGTGGAGAAGAATGTGGCTATCAAGACCCAGGGTCAGAACAGATG GTCTGTATGTCAGTAGAAATACCTATATTCGTGCTGGGGCTGCTGAATGGAAGATTACCAAGCCAGTTCACATT GTGTGCTATTACCGTTACTTGAGATTTTATCCTTCAGGCAGATTTCTGTACAAG AATTCATCACAGAAAGTGAAGGAAGTGGCAAAATACATGAACTTCCGTGCTACAAAAGGCGATTGTGTATTTGGTGGTCATTATACATTGTCGGAGGACAAG GTTGAAGCTGCTTTTCTGTATCCTGGTTTGCGCCCTACTGTGTGGAGAATTCGGTTGAG GTTAAGGGGAACGATAGCAGGTGCTAATAATCGGATGGatttacttgcacttgttaccAGTGGCGTAAGTGATACTGAGGTTACTGGCCCTGATGAAGACATTCTTGGCGTTGTTGAAAGGTGGGAGGAAGATGAGACACATAACCCAGACGTTCCAGCAATTACACACAAGAGAGGTCTGACACCTTTCGTCTTCATTCCATTTGAGGAG GTGGAAACATCAGTTCTTAACCTGCCGGTGGAAAGGATGGACTATTATGTACCGGGCTGA